DNA from Leptospira bandrabouensis:
CATTTCTACAAAAGCTTTGATCACAAGAGTGATGATGGGACCAAATAGTGGAAATTTGATCATTAAAACAAGAACACCAAAGTAAAAAAATAAAAATCCAATGTAAAATGCAGGAGTGTATTCCCAAATATCAGATGGATTGTTTTCTATACCAACCATAGTCCTAAAAGCATTTGTCATTCGTTGGAATTGATTGTGTTTGGGAATTTCCGGAGTACCTAAAGCAACCCAAGCCCAAGAGTTTTTATAATTTTTATATGGTTTTGTTTTGAAAAATACAAAAATTTTTGGCAGATAGCGATAGAGAGTAAATAAAAAGATTCCCAAAATATAATATTGTTCTTTTGGTTCGAGAGAATTGTAGATGTTCAGAAAAATAAAGTTAACTTCTAATCCACCTGTAGTTGCTACACTGAGAAATAATTCAATCATCATATAAAAGAAAAAATTAAAACCAACTAGTAACATTATAATGCAGATCAATGCACTGAGTAGGATCGCAGCAAAAAATGGAACAAAGATAAAATAAAATATTTTCCCAATGATTGGTTCTGGGATGTTCAAATCTTGCAAACCCATTTCTTTACTTTGTTGGATTGCGGCATAAAATGCCGTTGTGATTAACCTAAGCATTCCATAGCCAAATACAAAATACAATTCGGGATAAAGAGCAATCATAATGTTTCGTGGTTCGGATGCAAAAATAAATAAACCAAGCAAAGGAGCAAGATCTGCTAAAAAATCCGACCACTCTCTTTTTGTCCAGGGGAGTAAACTAAGTAAAAAGTTTTGCATGGTGCACCGAAACTATAGAATCAATCTAATGATTTCAAATCAATTTTTTGCTTTTCTTTTTGTTTCTTAGTTAGGAAAAAAGTTGTGTAAAGTACGAATCTAATTTGTGAGAACAACAAAGATGAAAAATTTAAATTTTAAAAGAAAGATTGTGAATGTTTTATCTGTTTTGGTTTTGTATATGTTTTTGTTCTCTGGATGCCACAATGTCCAATCTTCATTCGAATCAACGGTTGAGTCTGATTTTAATAAACAACCGCTAGGTAAAGAAAAGATTCTGCGGATGGCTGATATAAAACATATGCCCTCAATTGTGCAAAAATATCTTTTATATACAGGTGTGATTGGGAAACCACAAGTACAGAATATACGAATTGTTTTTAAAGAATTGATGTATAAAAATTCCAAAGCACAACCTTTGGACTCTACTTCAGACCAATATAACTTTTTTAGATATCCATCTCGTCATTTTTTTATGAAGGCAAGTATGATGGGAATTCCTTTTCGAGTTTTGCATTCCTACTCAGATGAAAAGGCTACTATGTTGGTTCGAGTTGCTTCTTTGTTTAATGCCGTTGACTTGGCAGGCGAAAATCTTTCTGAAACAGAAACGGTAACACTGTTAAATGATCTTTGTTTGTTTGCTCCTTCAGCATTGATCCAAAAAAATATTAGTTGGGAAAAAAGAGATTCGTTATCAGTAAAAGTAAATTTTAAAAACAGGAAATACAATGTTTCTGCAATTCTTTTTTTTAATCAAAAAGGGGAACTTGTAGAATTTGTCTCAGAGGATCGTTCTGCATTACAAGATGATGGTAGTTTGCGAAAAGTCCGTTGGACCACTCCTGTCCGTGATTATAGAGAATTTCATGGCGTTAAGGTTCCTACGTATGGGGAAGCGATTTGGAATTATCCTGAAGGAGATTTTACTTACGGAAAATTCTTTTTACAAAAAATCGAATATAATCTAAAAAGTTTCAAAAAAGAATAGAATCTGATTTGAGAACTTGATTGGTTTGCTTTAAAAGGAATCATACTGATCAGAATCATACTGATTAGTTTTCCTTTCTCGTACAAATCCTTCCTAAAATTCGTGCAGTACGTTCTTCCTTAACGCAATTGTAACCAGATTGTTCTGAACGAACCAACAGAGAATTAAATAGATTTTTTTCTTCTTTATTGCTGTTGGTTTCTTTTCCAATGGTTAAAATCGTAAATTCCTTGGGAGATGTTTTTTTAAGGTTTGTTGAAAAATAATCCAACAAATTATCTCTCCGAATACAAATTACTTTTTTATCGATAAGTTCTAATCCAAATCCACCTGAAAGTAACTCGTTTGTTGTAACAAATAAACTTGAGTTGAAGGTTTTTAACTCTTTGCGTAATTTTTTTAGTTCAATGCTTGAAAAATAAAAAATCGCAATAATCAGAAAGGAAAATAAAAACATCCATGTATAAATTGGATACAATATCCATTTGTTTTTCTTTAACTCATTCATTTGTTCATTAAGTATGAAGGTAAGCGGAAATACGATGACTACTAAATATCTTCCTGTCAGTGTAATTCCATCGTTAGGAGATGTTAAACCTGCAATGAGAAGATATAAGATTACAATAAGCAGGTGGAATAAAAGATTTAAATTCGTGGCAATTTGGGTTTTACGTAATTTTAGGATACTGTAAATAAAAATGGGACTTTGAAGAAAAAAACCTAAAGACCAACCATTGGGTCTTGGAAAGGTAAATGCCATGGATAGAAAAATTTTTAATTGATCATAGATAGTTCTATCCGAGTTTCCAAAATTCGTAAGATGTCTTGTTCCTAATGGATGTGAATAACTATATGTGTTCCAGAGTAGGAATAAAGATAAGATAACGGCAAATAAAAGATACCTAACAGGATGAACGCTTTTTAAGATCTTTTCTTTTTTAATAAAAATATGTATGAAACCAATTGCGATTTGTATGGAAATAAAAAATAATACACCTTCCAATCTAAACCATAAAGAAATTCCTAAAAATAAATTCCCTAAAATCCAATCCTCTTTTTTGTCCGTCAAAAATGCTTTCATTAAAAAGATATAGCCATAACCTGTAAGAAGGATGAACGGGCCATTTTCAGAAAAATCGATTAACAAGGGAAAAACGACCGTTCCTAAAGATACAAGAATGAGAGTGGTGAATTGAATCGAATTTTTGGTAAGGAGTCTTAAAAAAACAAATAAAAATATAATATTAAAATAGGGAAGAATGGGAAAAGGTAAAAATCCTAACAAGGAATAGAGGAAGGTGAGTGCGATAGGATATTGTCCAATCAATCTATGATTATTTAAAAAAACGAATCCTTCGTTGAATGGGCTTAAAAGAAAATCTGGGTCCATATCTTTGGCTGGATAAAGAATGCTTTCGGTTGCCCATCCTTGTTTCCAAAGAGACATGGTTTGGATCATTTTCACCAAAGGATCGGAAAGAAAGTAACTATCGACTCGAATCAACAATTGGATGAGAAGTAATAGTAAAGAAATTGCAACGGTAAGGATTACCATATTTCCAAGTCGTTTTAGCATTTTTCTTTTATTTCGAATGTTTGTTAGGTTGGCAAATAGAAAATTAGACCCAGGTTGAAAAAGGGAGTTTTCAAGTCAGAAAGTTAAGTATTGTTGATACGTTTGTTTACCGGAGGCTAACAATGAACGCCGAATGATTGCAGGGATCCTATGTTTGCTTACCAAAATAGACTATCAGATTTTTTTTGTGAAATTTTCCTTGCGGCGTTCACTAGGCCCACATGGCTATAGGTCTGGGGGAAATTTCCCCATTGGTTTCCCGATTTAGATTCAATATCTTCGCTAAAGAGCCCAAGATGATTTGCATGTTCACAGACAAAATCAAAAAGTTTCATAGCTTCTTCTAGCCTGCTCATGCAAGCTAGAGCTTCAATATACCAAAATGTACAAACTAAAAAAGTTGTTTCTGGTTTGCCAAAGTCATCTTGGTGAAGGTATCTGTACATAAAACCGTTTTCGGTTTTTAATGTTTTTTCGATGGCTGCGATATGAGATTTTGCCTTTTCTGACTTTGGATCTAAATATCCTAGGGTAATGAGTTGTAATAAACTGGCATCTAAATCTTTTTTCCCTTGGGCTTGCGTGTAACAGCCGAGTTTATCATCGTAACATTTTTCAATATTTGTCGCAGCTTGTTCCATTAGGATTTCAGATTTTTCGATTAAATCAGGTCTCCCTAATTTTAGAGCAATTTCTTTAGCGGCTTTTGCTCCTATCCAATGAAATAAATACGTATAACAATGTTTTTGCGAAAAATTTCGGAATTCCCAAAGTCCTGCGTCAGGTTCCTCCATTGTTAATTCAATCTGTTCTAATATATTTTTAACTAATCCAAGATTATGAAATCGGTTTTTTTCTGGAATACGTTCATCTAAATATAAAGGTAAAAGTGACAATAAAATTTGTCCATAAGCATCATTTTGTTTATGTGTATAAGCCGAATTTCCAATTCTTACTGGTTTATTACTCAAATAACCTTCTAATTCTAAGATTTTTTCTTCTAAAAAGTTTTCTCCGAAAATACTGTATAGTGGTTGGTATCTTCCTTCTGCTGTAGGTGTTAAATTGCTAATGTATTGAGAATACATTTCTAATTCTTCAAACTGACCTAAGTTGGTGAGAGCTAATAATGTATAAAATCCATCACGTAACCAACAAAAACGGTAATCCCAATTTCTGCCGGCCAAGGGTGCTTCCGGTAAACTGGTAGTGGAGGAGGCAATGATCGCTCCTGTTTCTTGGAATTGATGAAGTTTTAAACAAAGAGCTGAACGAATTTGTTGTTTTTGTGCGAAAATAGGAATGGAACAATGTTTTACCCAATTTTGCCAGTAGTGTTTTGTTTTTTTGAATTCTGATTCAATATATTCACCTAACAATATATCTGTGGGAATTGATTCAAATAACGCCAAGTAGATGTTTTGGTTTAATAAAAAATAGTTTTCTTTTAGAATTTGATTGAGAGATACATTGGATGTGAGATGTAATTGAAAATCGTTTGTTTGGTATAAGATTCCCTCTGAATTCACTCTAGGTTTTAAATATTCTTTCCCATAGCTGTAGGTTAGGTTTAATTGGAATTTTACCTTTACATCGCCCGTAATTGGAATGATTTTTCTGTATAAATTTCGTTTGCTGTGAAGGATTCCATTTTGATAATATCTAGGCGCAAAGTCGAGGACGGCAAACGATCCAGTTTCTATGACAATTTCGGTTCTTAAAATATTCGTATTTTCTAAATAAACTTGTGAGGTAGAAATGATATTCGAATCAGGGAGTATCGAAAAATGTCCGCAATTTTTGTCCAATAAGGAACCGAATATAGGAGAACTATCAAAGTTCGGCCAACAGAGCCAAACTATTTCCGCTTTTGTGTTAATATGAGCGATATAACTTCCGTTACCGATAATTCCAGAATTGTATTTATGATTTTTCATTTGTATTCCTTGTTAAGTGGGAAATTAAATTGTGAATCCAAATTTGAACTTCTGCAGGTTGATTGAATCTGTATTTGGCAATGGTTTCCGATTTCCCAATTTTCACCGAAATTGCTGAGTCGGGTAACTCGCGGAACATATCTTCATCGGTTGTGTCATCACCAAAAACGTAAACGTATAACTCTGCATTGGGTAAGATTTGTTTTGCGGCTTTTCCTTTGCCAGTTCCATACTCTCTGACCTCGATGATTTTGTTTCCTCTTTGAACAAAGAAACCTGTATTGGAAGATATTTGAGATAACTCATCTAACATTTCTCTTGCTGCATTTAAACCTATATCGGGATCTGCATTTCGGAAATGCCATACAAGAGAGAATTCCTTTTCTTCAGTGAAGGATCCAGGAACTCTTTTTGTAAATTCATCTAAATGGCTTTTGATTTGTTCTTTCCAATCTAAATTGGAAGTAAAAAGAGAGTTCCACTTTTCTCCATAAGGTGCCCTATGCCATGCTCCATGTTCTGCTACTAGGTGAATTGGCAGAGTTTGGAAATGTGTTTCTAAAAATTTTCTATCCCTACCGCTGATGATGGCAAGTGAGATGGTTGGTATTTTTAGTAAGGTTTCGAGAGATTCCAATAATTCTTTTTTAGGTACGGCTAAGTGTGGAAGGGATTCGAAGGGTACAAGAGTCCCGTCGTAATCAAATATAATAAAAATTGGATGATTGTTATTTGGTAGTAGAAGTTGCGAAGAAGGTGGAATTGATTTTGTCTGAAAGGTTAAATTTTTCTTTGCATGTTCTTCGGTATCAGTAAAAATTTTTTTAGCCCATTCCATTACTGAATTTTCAGATAAACGGTTGATCATGATTTGGTTTCGAAAGTGGATTTCTTTCTCTTCCATTTCAATGGCTTCTCGAATTGCAATTGCCATCCCGTTAAGGTCATTGGGATTTACTAAGATTGCTTCTGGAAGTTCTGCCGAAGCACCGGCCATCTCACTTAGAACCAACATACCGCAGTTTTGTGAAACTAAAAATTCTTTGGCTACTAGGTTCATTCCATCGCGGAAAGGTGTTACTAACATAACATGTGTGTTTTTGTATAAAGGGACTAATTCTTCGAAAGGGAAACCTTTGTATTGGTATAAAATGGGTGTCCAATCTAAGGTACCGAAGGATCCATTGATGGCTCCCACCTTTTCGTCGATGGCTTTTTTCATTGATTGGTATGAGGAAACATCTGTCCTCGAAGGTACTAATACTAGGACAAATTTACATTTTTTTAGCCAATTAGGATTCTGTTTTAAAAAAAGTTCAAAAGCATTTAATCTTTGTAATACGCCTTTTGTATAATCTAGTCTATCGACTGATAGAATTTGTTTTAAATTTTTGTGGTTTTTGTTGATTTCGTTGGCGATGGTATCACATTCTTTTGAATTTGAATATTGGATAAAGTTTTCAACGTTGATACCCATTGGGTATGCGCCAGTTTTTGTTAGGTGATTTTTATAGTAAATAATTCCACGTTCATTTTCTATTCCTAAACATCTTAATAAAGATCTAAGAAAATATTGTGTATAACTTTGGGTATGAAATCCAATGAGATCGGCGCCTAAAACTCCAGTAAGAATTTTTGTCCGAAACCGTTCTGGCAACAAACGGAAAATTTCAAATGTGGGGAAGGGGATGTGTAGGAAAAAAGAAAGTGTTATGTTTGGGAATAAATTCCTTAATATTCCAGGCAGTAAAAATAAATGATAATCATGGACCCATACCCAGTCTCCAGGTTCATAAATGGTTTCTACAGTTTTTGCAAATTCATAGTTTGCTTCTTCGTATGAATCGAATGTGGTGTCTGAATATTCGCAATGGGCTGTAAAATAATGAAATAGGGGCCAAAGAGTTTTGTTGCAAAACCCATTGTAAAAAGAATCAGCTAACTTTTGTTTAAGAAAAACAGGAATTGTCCCATGTTCTTCCCTCATTTTTTTAGCGTATGACTTTTGTTCTTTTTCGGGAATGGACTTTCCGGGCCAGCCCACCCAAACCACTTCATTCCCTAATGATTTCCAGTGAGAAAGAAAACTGGAAAGTCCTGTTGCAAGACCTCCCACATTGGGAGTCCCATCCCACTGGACTGGCAACCTGTTGGATACGAGGATCAGTCTCATGTTTATAATGGGATCAGAAGAATCAGATATGGCAAGGGGTTTCTTTAAAAAAAAAGATAACTTATCTTCTCTTTGCTTTTTAAATACATAAACGTATTAGACTATTTGAGAATGTAAATGGTTTAAAAAAAATATATAATGCAATCGGAAGCGTTGAACAAAATTATTCACGGAGTCTGATATGAATACTTACTTAGTAAAATGCAACAATACTTCTGTTATATGGTGTTTCACTTCACTCTCTTTACCTATAACGAGTGGTTGGTAAGGCAATGCCTGCGTGTTCCCCGAATTTAATCTTTTCTTTTCTTTCATTATCCTGCGCCCCGGATCGACGGAGCGCCCTCGCCGACGGAGAGCCGGAAATGTGCGCCCCAAAATCTTTTTTATACACTTGAACTTCTTCGAGATAGGGATACTTGGAAAACCGTAAGTTCTTTGTTGTTTCTTAGGTTTTTCGAAAGTTCTGGTAATATTTATTGGGACTCTAAAATTCCTTTATACCAAATATCTACGATTAATATACAAAGTCGTTTGTGTGATCCCCAAGGAAATTCACTGACTGTGATTAAAGAATGTGTGATCCCTTGGACTGCAATTGCCATAGATCTTAGGATATCCTCATCACTCATATCGTTTCGAAATCGGACGGTTTTACGTTCCCAATCAATGGCAGCTAATAGTTGTTTTAGGTATGATTGTACGCTCAAAGAATCGACGAAAAATTTATCTTGGGAGTCTTCGACTGTGTCGGGGTTTAAATAAACAATTTTATATTTATCAGGGTATTTGAGCCAAAAATCGACAGTTTTCAGGGCGATCTTTTGGATCCGGGAACCTTTCATGGGTTTTTGCAAATCGAGTTCCACTTTACAACTTGCTAACAATTCTTTATAGATATCATCCCAAAGATGATGGAGAAGTGCCCTTTTGTTTGGGAAATATCGATAAAAAACCATCGGAGAATACTCGAGCGCTGCCATAAGTGTACGAATGGAAAGCGCAGGATAACCATGTTCCAAAACCATTTTCCTTGCTACATCAATGACCGAGGTCTTTACTAAAAAATCCTTTTCTCGAGTAAAGGATACGCGTGATACATTTGGCTTAGATTTTATTTTTTTTTTCGAGGCAGGCTTTTGTTTGTCGGAAGGCACTCCTTAGATAAATGCCTAAATCTTTTCAAATCTTCAAGTGGAATTTAAGGCCATTGGGGCCCGGTATTTGTGATCCTTCGGTGGACTTCCAAAAAGTTGGTAAAAGAATCACAACAATTCCAAGTGAAACGAAAATCTAAACATTGGCTTTGAATTCCCACTCCATGTTTTGGATACAATAAATATACGCGTAAATATTTAATTGTAATTTATCAAAGTTTTCTTCTGTAAGATTCTCATGAAAAAAATCATTTCAATATTTCCTTCAAATGATCCGCTAAACGCAAACTAAATGCCATGATTGTAAAACTTGGATCCACCGATGGGCCTGTTGGGAACACTGAGGAGTCTGCTACGAATAGGTTCTCAAATCTGTGGACTCGATGTTCCGAGTTCACCACAGAATTTTTCGGATTTTCACCCATTCTACAACCACCAAATGGATGTGGAGCTGCCATGAGAAGTGAATGAGGACCTAAGTTTATCGTTTTTATTTTTGGTAAATCTCGCAGAGAAGTTAATCGAATTCCTGAAACGGTAGGAATCAAAACTTCTTTTGCACCAACAGCAAAATTCAAATGAACTTGCTTTTCTATAAGATCTAACATGACCTTCCTTGTTTTGGGACCATCCGGTGCGATAATCTTTTTAGTTTTCGATTTCCATTCGATCCTTCCAAGTTCTTCTTCTGGGTCGTCAATCCATCCAATTGTACCTCCTATATGATTTAGCGATTTCATCCAACGAAAGTGTTCCTCCCCAATGGAAGGTATCATAGAAGCTAAGGTGGCAGGTTGGAGTTGGTTTGCCATGAGCATAAAACCGCCTTCCTTGTAGTTCCCATTGGGAAAGAATCTTGCATTTCTAAATTCGTCGATACCAAAAGCAGCAGGTATGTTTCGGTAAGATATCATTTCTTCATCAAATAATGCATGCACCATTGGCGATGCATTCATTCCGAAAAATTCACCTAACGCAGGTAAATCTTTTTTTAACCCATTACTAAGTAACAAAGCTGACGATTGAAAACCTCCAGCTGCAATTACGAAAATATCCGCATGGATTCTAAACGTAAGATCCATTTTTTTTCCAGAAGCTCTATTTTTAGGAGATGCAATTAATACCTTTGCCTTACTTCGTTTTTCTGTACGGATAAGTTCAAAACCATCTGCTTCCATATCAGCAAACAATCTTCCTTGGTTTCGAATAAATTCATCAATATGGGTCACGAGTTGAGATTGTTTTGCCCCAAATGCACAGCCTTGCATGCAGTGACCTGATTTTTGGCAGTTTTTACGGGCTTGCGGTACTGGGTGACCAGACCAACCTAAAGTATTCGATCCTAACCTGAGTTTCTGGTTCATTCGATTGTAGTATTCTTCTTTGGGAAGATGTACATTCAATCGTTCCTCTAGAACAGGCCAATAAGGTTTTAAATCAGAATCTGTATGGTTTCGGATTCCAAATTTTTCTTCCCAAAGATTTAATCTATCTACTGGGGTTCTATAACTGTCAGCCCAATAGTGCACTGATGCGCCACCAACATTGTTTCCATAGATAAGGTTAGCTTGGTAATTGGTATCCATTTGTAAATTTCGTTCACCTGAAATTTTACCTGCCATATTGAGTTCCCAATTGTCAAATGTGGCGGTTGGATAAAACCCTCCCTTTTCTAATATGATGGTATCGATACCAGCTAACAACAATTCTCTTGCAAGAGTAGCTCCACCGCAACCAGAACCAATGATACAAACCTTAGTTCGGATTTCTTGAGATTCTTTATAATCTTTCCATTCCCAAATTGTTTTCAAATTAACCTTCCGTTTGATTTCTGTAGTAAATTCTAGATTCTGAAAGTTTTTCAGGGAATCCTCCATAAGGCCCCGAATAACCGATCTTTTGCCAAGAATCTTTTTGTCCATAATGGATAAGAAAACTAAGCATCCTGAGTGTGGAGAAAGCGGCTCGAACTGAAAGAGAAGAACTCTGCATACCCTTTAAGATGATTTCTTTTGCGGATTTGGAATCTAAATTGGAAAAGGTAGACCAATACCCTTTGCCCAATGGGTATATTTCTACAAGTAAAATGGCACCCATAAATTCTGATTGGATGCTTTCATTTACAAAGAATAGTTCTTCATCTATCCTTTGAATTAAATCTCTTTCATAAAGTTTTGATTGGAAAATTTCCTCTGGTAAGGTAGCTTTTAAATATTTTTCGATAACTCGTATTTGGAATTTCGATAAAAAGAGTGTCCTATTACTTTTTGTTATGAAGTGAGAGCCAAGAGCATAAACTCCCAGGAATCCGAAAGTTCCTAAAATAAATTTCTTTCTAGAAATTGCTAACTTGTTCATAATTCATGAGTTTCAAATATACGCGTATATTTTTCAAGTCAAAAAATGCATTTTCTGCTTGTGTGCTTTGTTTGATGAGAGTTTAGTCAGTATTTTTCCCAAAGTTCTTTTGGGTTGGCTTCTCTTTGAGGACAAACAATTCCAAGCATTTGCCTGTTTGGGATGGAATCAAAATGAGGAAACTTTGGGGAGCAAAAAGGCTCTCCAAAGCTAAAAATGAAGGGATATGTCGTTTTATGGTGGAAAATCGCCCCGGATCGACCAGCGAAGCGAGCGCCCTTGCCTGTGAAGAGTCGGACAAGGCGCCCCCATAAAAGAAATTTACCTAAGTTTTTTGTCTTTCCCGAAAAACCCCTACGGGATTCCGATGGGGAAATCCTTTTCCAAACCCTTAAATTCCTTTCCCCTTGACAATCTGCCTAAATTCCAAATTCTGACAGGGAAGCTTGATAAAGGTGCTTTTGGATGAACAAAACCCAAATCGGGAACCTACTTCTCGTGTTATTTTTGGGACTGATGGCGGGAGCTGTGGCAGGAGTGGTCCTTGACCGACTTCTTGGCACAAACTACCTCTCTCGGTATTTGTTTGAATCACCAGTATCACTTGAGCTTTACATAATTAAAGTCGAGTTCCAGCTAACCCCTGCAAGTATCGTTGGTCTTGTAGCGTCTGGATATCTCGCACTAAAAAAGGGGTAACTATGTCAGTAATTTCCATGAAGAGTCTGCTAGAAGCAGGCGTACACTTCGGTCACCAAACACGTCGTTGGAATCCAAAAATGAGTCCTTATGTTTATACGGCTCGTAACGGAATCCATATTATCGACCTTCAAAAAACAGTTCAAAAAACAAAAGAAGCTTATGATGCTTTGAAAAAACTTACCGGTCAAGGTAAGAAGGTTCTTTTTGTGGGAACTAAAAAACAAGCTCGTGGTGCCATCGAAAGAGCAGCACAAGCATGTAACATGTATTA
Protein-coding regions in this window:
- a CDS encoding DUF6544 family protein — protein: MKNLNFKRKIVNVLSVLVLYMFLFSGCHNVQSSFESTVESDFNKQPLGKEKILRMADIKHMPSIVQKYLLYTGVIGKPQVQNIRIVFKELMYKNSKAQPLDSTSDQYNFFRYPSRHFFMKASMMGIPFRVLHSYSDEKATMLVRVASLFNAVDLAGENLSETETVTLLNDLCLFAPSALIQKNISWEKRDSLSVKVNFKNRKYNVSAILFFNQKGELVEFVSEDRSALQDDGSLRKVRWTTPVRDYREFHGVKVPTYGEAIWNYPEGDFTYGKFFLQKIEYNLKSFKKE
- a CDS encoding LA_3751/LA_3752 family putative glycosyltransferase codes for the protein MLKRLGNMVILTVAISLLLLLIQLLIRVDSYFLSDPLVKMIQTMSLWKQGWATESILYPAKDMDPDFLLSPFNEGFVFLNNHRLIGQYPIALTFLYSLLGFLPFPILPYFNIIFLFVFLRLLTKNSIQFTTLILVSLGTVVFPLLIDFSENGPFILLTGYGYIFLMKAFLTDKKEDWILGNLFLGISLWFRLEGVLFFISIQIAIGFIHIFIKKEKILKSVHPVRYLLFAVILSLFLLWNTYSYSHPLGTRHLTNFGNSDRTIYDQLKIFLSMAFTFPRPNGWSLGFFLQSPIFIYSILKLRKTQIATNLNLLFHLLIVILYLLIAGLTSPNDGITLTGRYLVVIVFPLTFILNEQMNELKKNKWILYPIYTWMFLFSFLIIAIFYFSSIELKKLRKELKTFNSSLFVTTNELLSGGFGLELIDKKVICIRRDNLLDYFSTNLKKTSPKEFTILTIGKETNSNKEEKNLFNSLLVRSEQSGYNCVKEERTARILGRICTRKEN
- a CDS encoding glycoside hydrolase family 15 protein produces the protein MKNHKYNSGIIGNGSYIAHINTKAEIVWLCWPNFDSSPIFGSLLDKNCGHFSILPDSNIISTSQVYLENTNILRTEIVIETGSFAVLDFAPRYYQNGILHSKRNLYRKIIPITGDVKVKFQLNLTYSYGKEYLKPRVNSEGILYQTNDFQLHLTSNVSLNQILKENYFLLNQNIYLALFESIPTDILLGEYIESEFKKTKHYWQNWVKHCSIPIFAQKQQIRSALCLKLHQFQETGAIIASSTTSLPEAPLAGRNWDYRFCWLRDGFYTLLALTNLGQFEELEMYSQYISNLTPTAEGRYQPLYSIFGENFLEEKILELEGYLSNKPVRIGNSAYTHKQNDAYGQILLSLLPLYLDERIPEKNRFHNLGLVKNILEQIELTMEEPDAGLWEFRNFSQKHCYTYLFHWIGAKAAKEIALKLGRPDLIEKSEILMEQAATNIEKCYDDKLGCYTQAQGKKDLDASLLQLITLGYLDPKSEKAKSHIAAIEKTLKTENGFMYRYLHQDDFGKPETTFLVCTFWYIEALACMSRLEEAMKLFDFVCEHANHLGLFSEDIESKSGNQWGNFPQTYSHVGLVNAARKISQKKSDSLFW
- a CDS encoding bifunctional alpha,alpha-trehalose-phosphate synthase (UDP-forming)/trehalose-phosphatase is translated as MRLILVSNRLPVQWDGTPNVGGLATGLSSFLSHWKSLGNEVVWVGWPGKSIPEKEQKSYAKKMREEHGTIPVFLKQKLADSFYNGFCNKTLWPLFHYFTAHCEYSDTTFDSYEEANYEFAKTVETIYEPGDWVWVHDYHLFLLPGILRNLFPNITLSFFLHIPFPTFEIFRLLPERFRTKILTGVLGADLIGFHTQSYTQYFLRSLLRCLGIENERGIIYYKNHLTKTGAYPMGINVENFIQYSNSKECDTIANEINKNHKNLKQILSVDRLDYTKGVLQRLNAFELFLKQNPNWLKKCKFVLVLVPSRTDVSSYQSMKKAIDEKVGAINGSFGTLDWTPILYQYKGFPFEELVPLYKNTHVMLVTPFRDGMNLVAKEFLVSQNCGMLVLSEMAGASAELPEAILVNPNDLNGMAIAIREAIEMEEKEIHFRNQIMINRLSENSVMEWAKKIFTDTEEHAKKNLTFQTKSIPPSSQLLLPNNNHPIFIIFDYDGTLVPFESLPHLAVPKKELLESLETLLKIPTISLAIISGRDRKFLETHFQTLPIHLVAEHGAWHRAPYGEKWNSLFTSNLDWKEQIKSHLDEFTKRVPGSFTEEKEFSLVWHFRNADPDIGLNAAREMLDELSQISSNTGFFVQRGNKIIEVREYGTGKGKAAKQILPNAELYVYVFGDDTTDEDMFRELPDSAISVKIGKSETIAKYRFNQPAEVQIWIHNLISHLTRNTNEKS
- a CDS encoding TetR/AcrR family transcriptional regulator; translated protein: MPSDKQKPASKKKIKSKPNVSRVSFTREKDFLVKTSVIDVARKMVLEHGYPALSIRTLMAALEYSPMVFYRYFPNKRALLHHLWDDIYKELLASCKVELDLQKPMKGSRIQKIALKTVDFWLKYPDKYKIVYLNPDTVEDSQDKFFVDSLSVQSYLKQLLAAIDWERKTVRFRNDMSDEDILRSMAIAVQGITHSLITVSEFPWGSHKRLCILIVDIWYKGILESQ
- a CDS encoding GMC family oxidoreductase N-terminal domain-containing protein — translated: MKTIWEWKDYKESQEIRTKVCIIGSGCGGATLARELLLAGIDTIILEKGGFYPTATFDNWELNMAGKISGERNLQMDTNYQANLIYGNNVGGASVHYWADSYRTPVDRLNLWEEKFGIRNHTDSDLKPYWPVLEERLNVHLPKEEYYNRMNQKLRLGSNTLGWSGHPVPQARKNCQKSGHCMQGCAFGAKQSQLVTHIDEFIRNQGRLFADMEADGFELIRTEKRSKAKVLIASPKNRASGKKMDLTFRIHADIFVIAAGGFQSSALLLSNGLKKDLPALGEFFGMNASPMVHALFDEEMISYRNIPAAFGIDEFRNARFFPNGNYKEGGFMLMANQLQPATLASMIPSIGEEHFRWMKSLNHIGGTIGWIDDPEEELGRIEWKSKTKKIIAPDGPKTRKVMLDLIEKQVHLNFAVGAKEVLIPTVSGIRLTSLRDLPKIKTINLGPHSLLMAAPHPFGGCRMGENPKNSVVNSEHRVHRFENLFVADSSVFPTGPSVDPSFTIMAFSLRLADHLKEILK